The Persephonella hydrogeniphila genome has a window encoding:
- a CDS encoding peroxiredoxin yields the protein MSEIILVGQEVPDFEMETYEPETGKFGVFSLKKAKEEGKWTILFFYPADFTFVCPTELADLAEVYPQLKELGAEVVSVSTDTKFVHLAWHRDEKLLENVKYPMGADPTGAVSRMFGVYDENTGLALRGTFIISPEGKLVGSEVNFYNVGRNADELLRKMKANAYLIGHPEEACPAKWEPGKKTLKPSEELVGHVYEALNE from the coding sequence ATGTCAGAAATAATTTTAGTAGGTCAGGAAGTTCCTGATTTTGAAATGGAAACTTACGAACCAGAAACAGGAAAATTTGGAGTTTTCTCTCTAAAGAAAGCAAAGGAAGAAGGTAAGTGGACCATCTTATTCTTCTATCCAGCAGATTTTACATTTGTTTGTCCTACAGAACTTGCAGACCTTGCAGAAGTATATCCACAGCTAAAGGAGCTTGGGGCTGAAGTGGTATCTGTATCCACAGATACAAAATTTGTTCATCTTGCATGGCACAGAGATGAAAAACTTCTTGAAAATGTAAAATACCCTATGGGTGCTGATCCTACAGGTGCTGTTTCAAGGATGTTTGGTGTTTATGATGAAAACACAGGTCTCGCACTGAGAGGAACATTTATAATATCTCCTGAAGGAAAACTTGTAGGTTCCGAAGTAAACTTCTACAATGTAGGAAGGAACGCAGATGAGCTTCTTAGAAAGATGAAAGCAAATGCTTATCTTATTGGTCATCCTGAAGAAGCCTGCCCTGCAAAATGGGAGCCTGGTAAGAAAACACTCAAGCCTTCAGAAGAGCTTGTAGGACACGTTTACGAAGCACTTAACGAATAA
- a CDS encoding methyl-accepting chemotaxis protein — translation MGRNRPQPINRESEFRPEEIFFSSTDLKGIILSGNDVFQRVSKYSMDELIGSPHNIIRHPDMPKIVFKLLWDYIQSGKVIVAYVKNMAKDGSYYWVLATVFPVRNKEGDIVEYLSIRIKPTTENLDKVSKLYELLLQAEKEGGMEASFSLLMDTLKKLGYDSYDDFMKDIFIAEMKDKSDILQIKINPDFFVLEESSLYIKDILKKLKNLETATKGFFSLLSHFEYIDNLFSQKSEKIFSITNEIRLTALNSSIESLRLGSEGAVFSVISYEMRKNSEEENKIIGQMKGHIERLSKEIKEIIFNVFLSKLQIIMFADFLNSKTEHINGCIQDEIKKDIKNFLYLISASYQNFTELSSVFSESLDSINRLKKMLGKLRTLIEELEAIYFRGLIEAGYYSGSNFQNIFNHVKSLVSQTKYDIMSIEEPLSGLVEKEHLLQDALEGIIRNLSDIRYDLEAITN, via the coding sequence ATGGGGAGAAACAGACCACAACCTATAAATCGGGAGTCTGAATTCAGACCTGAAGAAATATTTTTTTCCAGTACAGACCTGAAGGGTATTATTCTTTCAGGAAATGATGTTTTTCAGAGGGTAAGCAAATACTCAATGGATGAGCTTATAGGAAGCCCTCATAACATAATAAGACATCCAGACATGCCGAAGATAGTTTTTAAACTTTTATGGGATTACATCCAGTCTGGTAAAGTAATAGTTGCATATGTAAAAAATATGGCAAAGGATGGAAGTTACTACTGGGTTCTTGCAACAGTTTTTCCTGTGAGGAATAAAGAAGGGGATATTGTTGAATATTTATCAATCAGAATAAAACCTACCACAGAGAATCTTGATAAGGTTTCAAAACTGTATGAACTGCTCCTTCAGGCAGAAAAGGAAGGAGGAATGGAGGCTTCTTTCTCTCTACTTATGGATACATTAAAAAAATTGGGTTATGATAGCTATGATGATTTTATGAAAGATATTTTTATAGCCGAGATGAAAGATAAATCTGATATTCTCCAGATAAAAATAAATCCTGATTTTTTTGTGTTAGAAGAAAGCTCACTGTACATAAAAGACATACTGAAAAAACTAAAAAACCTTGAAACTGCTACAAAAGGTTTCTTTTCTCTCCTATCCCACTTTGAGTATATAGACAATCTATTTTCTCAAAAATCAGAAAAGATATTCTCAATAACAAACGAGATAAGACTTACAGCGCTGAATTCTTCGATAGAATCTCTCAGACTGGGAAGTGAGGGGGCTGTTTTTTCTGTTATCTCCTATGAGATGAGAAAAAACTCTGAAGAGGAAAATAAAATAATAGGTCAGATGAAAGGGCATATTGAAAGACTTTCAAAAGAAATAAAAGAGATCATATTCAATGTTTTCCTCTCAAAGCTCCAGATTATCATGTTTGCAGACTTCCTTAATTCTAAAACAGAGCATATAAACGGCTGTATACAGGACGAGATAAAAAAAGATATCAAAAACTTCCTGTATCTTATCTCGGCATCCTATCAAAATTTTACAGAGTTATCCAGTGTATTTTCTGAAAGTCTCGATTCAATCAACCGGTTAAAAAAGATGTTGGGAAAACTGAGAACACTGATCGAAGAATTAGAGGCTATATATTTCCGGGGACTTATAGAAGCCGGTTATTATTCTGGGAGTAACTTCCAGAACATATTCAACCATGTAAAGTCTCTTGTCAGCCAGACGAAATACGACATAATGTCTATAGAAGAGCCTCTATCTGGACTTGTAGAAAAAGAGCATCTGTTGCAGGATGCGTTAGAAGGAATAATCCGAAATTTATCTGATATAAGATACGACCTTGAGGCAATCACCAATTGA